AAAGTTTCTATGTAGTTTTCCATCGCGAAAAGCTTGATATAGACTATCCGTTTCCAAAGCAAAATGATCCATACCAATCTCGTGATAGCCATTGTTTAAGAGCATTTTTTTGCCTTCTTCGTAGAGTCTTCGTTTCTCATCATCTTTGGGTACATCTTCATCTTTAAACCCTCTTTGTCCGTTTCCTTTTATCCAAGGCACATGGGCATAACTGTAAAAAGCCAGTCTGTCGGGGTGTAAAGATTTTGTTTTCTCAATCGTATCCGCTACATCTTCCAGCGTTTGAAAAGGTAAACCAAAAATAATATCATGTCCTATAGAAGTATAACCAATGTCTCTGGCCCAAAGCGTAACTCGAGCCACATTGTGAAAGGCTTGCACTCGGTTAATAGCGCGCTGTACTTTCTCTGAGTAATCTTGAACACCAAAACTCACTCTTCGGAAGCCCAAATGATATAAGGTTTGCAAATGCGCATAGGTAGTATTGTTAGGATGTCCTTCAAAACTCATGTCGCATTGCGGATGTTTGGTGCCCAAAGAAAAAATACCATTAATAAGGTCTTCCAAATTTTTAGAAGAGAAAAAAGTAGGGGTACCTCCACCCAAGTGAATTTCTTTAATCAAAGGTCTTTTGCCCAATAAATTATAATACAATGACCATTCTTTTAAAACGTCTTGAATATAAGGTTCTTCTACTTGATGGTTTTTAGTAATACGCTTATGACAGCCGCAAAAAGTACACATGCTTTCACAAAATGGCAAATGAATGTACAAGCTAATCCCTTCTTGATAAGATTCTTTAAAAGAAATTTTTAGCATAGACTCCCAATCGTCAGACGTAAAGGTTTCATCCCAGTAAGGAACAGTAGGATAGCTAGTGTATCTCGGACCAGGGACATTATATTTTTGGACAAGCGAACAGTTCATGACTTTCATTTTAAGCAATTTTTTTAGGGAGTATCTAATGCGCTCACCTACAATACAAACCAAAATTATATTTTTTAACTTGTACCAAAAATGATATATATCATGTAAGGGAAATTTTAGAACTTTAAAGAGTATGACTGATTCTGAATCCAAATAGAAAAAATAGGGAAGTAAAACTTTTAAAATCATGTGATTGTAAAATATTTTAAATCCAAAAGGATTTCCTTTATTTTTGCTCCATAAAACACAACTACTATGAAAAAAATAACTTTTTTATTGCTGCTGCTAGGCTTTTCTATTACAGCATCAGCGCAGACTCCTATTCACAATTTTGAAGAATTGATGACTGCTTTTAAAGCGGGTAAATCAGTTAAAGCTTTAATTTACTATGGGAAATGCAAACTATTTTCTGACGGTGTGGAAGAACCGGAATCGCCTAATGCCATTGGCGGTATGAAATTGGATACATACGAATACTTTGATTCCAGTGTGTTCAAAAACAAAGTACCTTCTTTTGTAACGAGTTCCCAAACCGTATTAATCAATCAGTCCTTTTATGGTTACGTATATAACTATGTAAAAATAAAAGTGCGAATTGACAATTCAGTTGAAATTACGGCCCGTTACCTAAAACCCCGAAAGTTCTCCTCTAAGTTCAAAATTGTGATGGATGAAACTTTCAAAGGCACTATCAATGATG
The window above is part of the Flavobacterium sp. N1994 genome. Proteins encoded here:
- a CDS encoding VirK family protein; this encodes MKKITFLLLLLGFSITASAQTPIHNFEELMTAFKAGKSVKALIYYGKCKLFSDGVEEPESPNAIGGMKLDTYEYFDSSVFKNKVPSFVTSSQTVLINQSFYGYVYNYVKIKVRIDNSVEITARYLKPRKFSSKFKIVMDETFKGTINDGTNDGAVSLFVE
- the hemN gene encoding oxygen-independent coproporphyrinogen III oxidase → MNCSLVQKYNVPGPRYTSYPTVPYWDETFTSDDWESMLKISFKESYQEGISLYIHLPFCESMCTFCGCHKRITKNHQVEEPYIQDVLKEWSLYYNLLGKRPLIKEIHLGGGTPTFFSSKNLEDLINGIFSLGTKHPQCDMSFEGHPNNTTYAHLQTLYHLGFRRVSFGVQDYSEKVQRAINRVQAFHNVARVTLWARDIGYTSIGHDIIFGLPFQTLEDVADTIEKTKSLHPDRLAFYSYAHVPWIKGNGQRGFKDEDVPKDDEKRRLYEEGKKMLLNNGYHEIGMDHFALETDSLYQAFRDGKLHRNFMGYTDSKTKLMIGLGVSSISDSWFSFAQNVKNLDEYHQLLEWDKLPVFKGHLLTKEDLIIRKHILNLMCQFTTSWKNESDYFDDIPEVLIELQEMVVDGLLEISKDTITVTEAGKPFVRNICMAFDLRLKRQLPQTKLFSMTV